Proteins co-encoded in one Prosthecobacter debontii genomic window:
- a CDS encoding sulfatase family protein codes for MKPLFLILTSILLATTLARAAEKRPNIIFVMADDMGWGQTGYRGHPVLKTPNLDAMAANGLRFDRFYAGSPVCSPTRASVLTGRSPDRTGVLTHGDALRRQEKTIAQALKTAGYVTGHFGKWHLNGYRGPGAPILRDDPMSPGTFGFDEWVSVTNFYDQNPLMSRQGEITEFKGDSSDIVVDEALKFIEKHCAGDQPVFTVIWYGTPHSPFRALPEDKAAFAALDAASADHYGELVALDRSVGVLRAKLREWGIADNTLVMFNSDNGGLPKIQPETVGGLRGFKGTTFEGGIRVPAIMEWPAVIQPRVTSYPACTMDLFPTVADILGLPREVMVQPVDGKSLKPLLTQEMGPRQQALPFRYGSKAAWVDDDYKLVTEDLKKDQFMLYDLKQDPQETHDLSAETPERFAAMKAAFLKWNEAADASFAGKDYPEGRVSPPDPESLAWYESEAYRPYIEGWKNRWEYQSYLNGSPKGKGKKAKKED; via the coding sequence ATGAAGCCCCTCTTTCTCATTCTTACATCTATCCTGCTTGCCACGACACTCGCTCGAGCGGCCGAGAAACGGCCTAACATCATTTTTGTTATGGCTGATGATATGGGGTGGGGCCAGACGGGGTATCGTGGTCATCCAGTGCTCAAGACTCCGAACCTGGACGCTATGGCAGCGAATGGGCTTCGCTTTGATCGGTTTTACGCAGGTTCCCCCGTGTGCTCTCCCACTCGGGCGAGCGTGCTGACAGGGCGCTCCCCGGATCGCACCGGGGTATTGACTCACGGCGATGCTCTGCGGCGGCAGGAAAAGACGATTGCCCAGGCTTTAAAGACCGCTGGCTATGTCACCGGCCACTTCGGTAAATGGCATCTCAATGGCTATCGTGGGCCAGGTGCTCCGATCTTGCGGGATGATCCGATGAGCCCAGGCACTTTCGGTTTCGATGAATGGGTTTCTGTGACGAACTTCTACGACCAAAATCCCTTGATGTCTCGTCAGGGAGAAATCACGGAGTTCAAGGGCGATTCGTCGGATATCGTTGTGGATGAGGCGCTGAAGTTCATTGAGAAGCATTGTGCCGGAGATCAGCCGGTCTTCACGGTGATCTGGTATGGCACCCCCCACAGTCCATTCCGTGCCCTTCCGGAAGATAAGGCCGCCTTTGCAGCTTTGGATGCGGCCTCGGCAGATCATTATGGCGAGTTAGTCGCTCTGGACCGCAGCGTGGGCGTTTTACGCGCAAAACTGCGTGAATGGGGGATCGCGGATAACACCCTGGTGATGTTCAATAGTGACAATGGTGGTTTGCCCAAGATCCAGCCTGAAACCGTGGGAGGATTGCGCGGATTTAAAGGCACGACCTTTGAGGGGGGCATTCGTGTCCCCGCCATCATGGAATGGCCTGCGGTCATTCAACCCCGCGTGACATCTTACCCAGCCTGCACGATGGATCTTTTTCCCACGGTGGCAGACATTCTCGGACTGCCTAGGGAGGTGATGGTGCAACCGGTGGATGGTAAGAGCCTCAAGCCACTCCTGACACAGGAGATGGGTCCTCGCCAGCAGGCGCTGCCCTTTCGGTATGGCTCGAAAGCCGCTTGGGTGGATGACGATTATAAATTGGTGACGGAGGACCTCAAAAAGGATCAATTCATGCTGTATGATCTGAAACAAGATCCGCAGGAAACCCACGATCTGAGTGCCGAGACACCCGAGCGTTTCGCCGCCATGAAGGCTGCTTTCTTGAAGTGGAATGAAGCTGCGGATGCCAGCTTTGCCGGGAAGGATTACCCTGAAGGCCGGGTTTCTCCTCCTGATCCTGAATCTCTCGCTTGGTATGAGTCCGAAGCTTATCGCCCCTACATCGAGGGCTGGAAAAACCGCTGGGAATATCAGAGCTACCTGAATGGCTCTCCCAAAGGAAAGGGGAAGAAAGCAAAAAAGGAAGATTAA
- a CDS encoding YciI family protein: MRVMIIIKATKLSESGAMPSEEMFAAMGKFNEALIAAGVMQAGDGLKPSKHGKRVLFVGDKQEVVDGPFPVAEKLVAGFWIWKVGSMDEALEWMKRCPHPMPGEDAEVELRPFYEMEDFGEELTPELREQEIRLQSELARQQAV; this comes from the coding sequence ATGAGAGTCATGATCATTATCAAAGCAACGAAGCTCTCGGAATCCGGAGCCATGCCGAGCGAGGAGATGTTTGCAGCGATGGGTAAGTTCAATGAAGCGCTGATCGCTGCCGGAGTCATGCAGGCAGGCGACGGGCTGAAGCCGAGCAAGCACGGGAAGCGTGTGCTGTTTGTAGGCGACAAACAGGAAGTCGTGGATGGCCCTTTTCCGGTGGCGGAAAAGCTGGTCGCCGGTTTTTGGATCTGGAAGGTCGGATCCATGGACGAAGCTCTCGAATGGATGAAACGCTGTCCGCACCCGATGCCTGGAGAGGACGCCGAAGTCGAGTTGCGGCCCTTTTACGAAATGGAAGATTTCGGCGAGGAGTTGACCCCAGAACTGCGTGAGCAGGAGATTCGTCTGCAATCGGAGTTGGCGCGCCAGCAGGCTGTATAG
- a CDS encoding RNA polymerase sigma factor gives MDEGKSQAKPFPTTQWTLIYRVAHEDPQVREHALSEICELYWPPVYAFIRSRGYAPHDAEDLTQGFFAKILTRNDLARADMQTGKLRSYLLTAIKNHLNTEYRRDESLKRGGGKIILSLNREAAESRCLIPEPIDELNPEKVFERQWTITIMESVVTSLEALYASKNQTQLFEALKPYIITSTEQPPQAEIAHRLGMTESAIRVSIHRMRQRYAELLRQIVHSTLEQGEDVDAEISHMMASFQ, from the coding sequence ATGGATGAAGGGAAAAGTCAGGCTAAGCCATTTCCGACGACCCAATGGACATTGATCTACCGGGTCGCCCATGAAGACCCCCAAGTTCGCGAGCATGCACTGTCTGAGATCTGTGAGCTTTATTGGCCTCCAGTCTATGCCTTCATTCGCTCGCGTGGTTACGCACCTCATGATGCAGAGGATCTGACCCAAGGCTTTTTCGCCAAAATTCTGACCCGAAATGACTTGGCACGGGCAGATATGCAAACGGGGAAGCTGCGGTCCTATCTGCTCACCGCCATCAAAAACCACCTCAACACCGAATACCGTCGTGATGAGTCACTGAAACGTGGAGGTGGCAAAATCATCCTTTCTCTCAATCGCGAAGCCGCGGAATCTCGCTGCCTCATTCCTGAGCCCATCGACGAACTGAATCCCGAGAAGGTCTTTGAGCGCCAATGGACCATCACCATCATGGAGAGTGTGGTCACCTCTCTGGAGGCTCTGTATGCCTCAAAGAATCAGACCCAACTCTTCGAGGCGCTCAAGCCCTACATCATCACCAGCACTGAACAACCACCTCAGGCGGAGATCGCCCACAGGCTAGGCATGACCGAATCCGCCATTCGAGTCTCCATCCATCGCATGCGTCAGCGATATGCTGAGCTACTTCGTCAGATCGTTCATTCTACCCTGGAACAAGGCGAAGATGTGGACGCTGAGATCAGCCACATGATGGCGTCTTTTCAGTGA
- a CDS encoding L,D-transpeptidase: protein MESSPDPRFQRFRVTGLCLLTLSLWGLMSCETRRHTPDPVVDAMSRDRTVQLQIFLDSQHFGPGVVDGYPGEFTSKALSLYRESQGLPENVTPEVAYIQPYTNYAVRSEDLARLGSMASEPADLAQQKSLPYTSLTELLAEKFHTTMAFLRELNPGRDLNGLQAGEWVRVPNIQQPFLVDAYPSSYPRASTAVATHRRVIVDTRLRMLRVMDGEKLLAAFPLTPGSSEHPAPLGEWKIAGAVPWPWYRYDEGVLKRGERTETFFNLPPGPNSPVGILWTGLNRPGVGIHGTSSPETIGRSGSHGCIRLANWDAAVFYTLVAKGMPVTIQ, encoded by the coding sequence ATGGAATCCTCCCCCGACCCGCGCTTCCAGCGTTTCCGCGTCACTGGTTTGTGTCTCCTGACTTTGAGTTTATGGGGGCTCATGTCTTGTGAGACACGCCGACATACGCCTGATCCCGTGGTGGACGCCATGTCGCGAGATCGCACGGTGCAGTTGCAGATCTTTCTGGATAGTCAGCACTTCGGACCTGGGGTTGTGGATGGCTATCCAGGGGAGTTCACCAGCAAGGCGTTGTCGCTTTATCGAGAATCACAGGGATTGCCTGAAAACGTAACTCCTGAGGTGGCTTACATTCAGCCTTATACGAATTATGCGGTGAGGTCAGAAGATCTGGCGCGACTCGGGAGTATGGCATCCGAGCCTGCTGATTTAGCCCAACAAAAAAGCCTGCCTTACACCAGTTTGACGGAGTTGCTGGCGGAGAAGTTTCACACCACGATGGCCTTTCTGCGTGAGCTCAATCCTGGTCGTGATTTGAATGGTTTGCAGGCAGGGGAATGGGTGCGAGTGCCGAATATTCAACAGCCTTTCTTGGTGGATGCTTACCCGTCATCGTATCCGCGTGCATCTACGGCTGTCGCTACTCACCGGCGCGTGATTGTGGATACCCGATTGCGCATGCTCAGGGTGATGGATGGAGAGAAGTTACTGGCCGCCTTTCCGCTGACGCCAGGTTCCTCAGAACATCCGGCTCCCCTCGGGGAATGGAAGATTGCAGGTGCGGTGCCCTGGCCTTGGTATCGTTATGATGAAGGTGTCCTGAAGCGAGGGGAACGCACGGAGACTTTCTTCAATCTGCCACCCGGGCCGAATAGCCCCGTGGGAATTCTTTGGACCGGTCTCAATCGGCCTGGGGTAGGCATTCATGGCACCTCTTCACCCGAGACGATAGGTCGCTCTGGTAGTCATGGCTGCATCCGCTTAGCCAACTGGGATGCGGCGGTGTTTTACACGCTCGTCGCTAAGGGCATGCCGGTGACGATTCAGTAG
- a CDS encoding serine/threonine-protein kinase, which yields MCPKCLLNSAASSDKRNPKSADAPDSTHTGIPTLETLRRYFPDLEIIESLGTGGMGAVYKARQPRLARLVALKIMTYKPGHEVDFALRFEREAQVLARLTHPHIVIIYDFGELDETRTGGDPLFYFLMEYVDGTDLAQLIRAGEMKAPQALAIVPQICEALQYAHDQGITHRDIKPANILIDQRGTVKIADFGLAKMAHHHEPYLHTGLTQTGMALGTPHYMAPEQWENPDLVDHRADIYALGVVFYEMLTGERPAGVFEPPSKKSAVDKKLDGVVLRAMERNPDRRYQQASEIKSDVTRISGRQRQDPHNPTNKASPSGFKKIYGLGLGAIILTGSWLYFQGPLRQDSDQKLFSTRLATASTNTLRPGRLRAAGVTYGGQPHDLSKFAPYDDYIDVAGGWHQWVALRANGETLSSNGKSDLTGIRRIVRGLLETYAFINESNHLIVPTHLPISLPEPLLKTAIVDATFGRDHGILLTTEGTAIPYGKRYEETIGDWKDPTQWDTPRWPPPPGKALRDVIDIAVTATHAATLNHKGEVTLWGWDGVTTWAPEPNIKHVTNIESDDDTLWLLDEAGQVWSLYLPRSPSAHKVVFFDHKLKFAAANVVQQRQRFWCYKDGTWRSNRSEPNLNLSDLPLKPDGAFSVSSGAFNGKVLSSALWIEPEAQHPLVTPTFTAKPGKLTSLGSLRAGRPIDLRKAEGITDFTQVVLHDKGWVALRANGQTVSSDGRGERQNIVNICPGIDTVFTLIDTHNHVEVFARLESSEDLNTILPSDIQKIGVTNLLSDGQQSLALLKDGTARVWGNRYDNPSAVPEWMGREAWERPPTGALVNVKSIAITSLSASTVTADGRLWTWGKAASGELPENAAALQGQYASLVSSNSGLYDALAQDGRRISFNLSTREAQVGAPGIVASAYGGYRPLHQRAEGYWSTAWNRSEFQPYFDAIRRRPASTFSLMFFHEGDERVSVGLLKIDSIE from the coding sequence ATGTGTCCAAAATGCCTGCTCAACAGCGCCGCATCTTCGGACAAGAGGAATCCTAAAAGCGCGGACGCACCGGATTCCACACACACCGGTATTCCGACCCTGGAAACCCTTCGGCGCTATTTTCCCGACCTGGAGATCATCGAATCCCTTGGGACTGGGGGCATGGGAGCTGTTTACAAGGCACGACAACCGCGTCTGGCTCGCCTAGTCGCGCTGAAGATCATGACCTACAAGCCCGGTCATGAAGTGGACTTTGCCCTCCGTTTTGAACGTGAAGCGCAGGTCTTGGCACGACTCACCCATCCGCACATCGTCATTATTTATGACTTCGGTGAGTTGGACGAGACTCGCACGGGTGGAGATCCCCTTTTCTACTTCCTCATGGAATATGTGGATGGCACGGACCTCGCCCAACTCATCCGTGCAGGTGAAATGAAGGCTCCGCAGGCATTGGCTATCGTGCCGCAGATCTGTGAAGCTCTTCAATATGCGCATGATCAAGGGATTACTCACCGGGACATCAAACCCGCCAATATTCTCATAGATCAAAGAGGCACGGTGAAAATTGCCGACTTTGGGCTGGCCAAAATGGCTCACCATCATGAGCCCTATCTTCACACGGGTCTGACTCAAACCGGCATGGCACTTGGGACCCCCCACTACATGGCGCCGGAGCAGTGGGAAAATCCAGATCTGGTGGATCACAGAGCTGACATCTATGCCTTAGGCGTAGTTTTCTACGAGATGCTAACAGGTGAGCGGCCCGCAGGTGTCTTCGAGCCGCCCTCCAAGAAAAGCGCCGTGGATAAGAAGCTGGATGGTGTGGTTCTCCGCGCCATGGAGCGCAATCCCGACCGCCGCTACCAGCAAGCCAGTGAGATCAAAAGCGATGTGACCCGCATCTCAGGGCGACAGCGCCAAGATCCCCACAATCCCACAAATAAAGCCAGCCCGAGTGGGTTCAAAAAGATCTATGGCCTTGGCCTGGGTGCCATCATCCTAACGGGTAGTTGGCTGTATTTTCAGGGCCCATTGAGACAAGATTCAGACCAGAAGCTTTTCTCTACCCGCTTAGCGACAGCCTCAACGAATACGCTCCGTCCAGGCCGACTCCGAGCAGCAGGCGTGACCTATGGCGGCCAACCGCATGACCTGTCTAAGTTTGCGCCTTATGACGACTACATCGACGTGGCAGGTGGCTGGCATCAATGGGTCGCGCTACGAGCCAATGGCGAAACCCTCTCTTCGAATGGAAAGAGTGATCTCACGGGCATCCGACGCATTGTACGAGGGCTTTTGGAAACCTACGCCTTCATCAATGAGAGTAACCACCTGATCGTGCCCACGCATTTACCGATATCTCTTCCAGAGCCGCTGTTGAAGACAGCCATCGTGGATGCCACCTTTGGCCGAGATCATGGCATCCTGCTCACCACGGAGGGCACCGCCATTCCTTATGGCAAGCGATACGAAGAAACCATCGGCGACTGGAAAGATCCGACCCAGTGGGATACCCCGCGCTGGCCTCCCCCTCCGGGAAAAGCCCTGCGTGACGTCATCGACATCGCCGTCACCGCCACCCATGCGGCCACTCTGAATCACAAGGGTGAAGTCACCCTCTGGGGCTGGGATGGCGTGACCACATGGGCACCCGAGCCTAACATCAAGCACGTCACCAACATCGAATCTGATGATGATACCTTGTGGCTACTGGATGAGGCGGGGCAGGTCTGGAGTCTCTATCTACCACGAAGTCCCTCGGCTCACAAAGTGGTCTTCTTCGATCACAAGCTCAAATTCGCTGCGGCTAATGTGGTCCAACAACGACAACGCTTCTGGTGCTACAAGGACGGCACTTGGCGGAGCAACCGCTCCGAACCAAACCTCAACCTGTCTGATTTACCACTGAAGCCTGACGGCGCTTTTTCGGTGAGTTCGGGGGCATTCAATGGCAAGGTTCTCAGTTCCGCACTTTGGATTGAGCCCGAAGCTCAACATCCCCTTGTTACTCCAACCTTCACAGCCAAACCCGGCAAACTAACCTCCCTCGGCAGCCTCCGCGCAGGCAGGCCGATTGACCTCCGTAAAGCCGAAGGCATCACCGATTTCACCCAAGTTGTTCTGCATGACAAAGGCTGGGTGGCTCTTCGAGCCAATGGTCAAACCGTCTCTAGCGACGGCCGAGGCGAACGTCAAAATATTGTCAACATCTGTCCAGGGATCGACACCGTCTTCACCCTGATTGATACTCATAATCACGTCGAGGTCTTTGCCCGCCTTGAAAGCTCGGAAGATCTCAACACGATCCTGCCATCGGATATCCAGAAGATCGGCGTGACCAACCTTCTCTCAGATGGTCAGCAGTCCTTAGCCTTGCTCAAAGATGGCACGGCTCGTGTGTGGGGAAACCGTTATGACAACCCCAGCGCTGTGCCTGAATGGATGGGGCGAGAAGCCTGGGAACGCCCCCCAACAGGAGCTCTCGTGAATGTTAAATCCATTGCCATCACGTCCCTATCCGCTTCCACAGTCACTGCGGATGGACGCCTTTGGACTTGGGGCAAAGCCGCATCGGGTGAGCTTCCCGAGAATGCAGCCGCTTTGCAGGGGCAGTATGCGTCTCTGGTCTCCAGCAACAGTGGGCTCTACGATGCCCTTGCTCAAGATGGCCGCCGCATTAGCTTCAACCTCAGCACGCGTGAGGCCCAAGTGGGTGCGCCCGGGATCGTGGCAAGTGCTTACGGGGGCTATCGTCCGCTTCACCAACGCGCTGAAGGGTATTGGAGCACCGCTTGGAATCGCTCTGAGTTCCAGCCCTATTTCGATGCGATCCGTCGGCGTCCAGCTTCTACCTTTTCACTCATGTTCTTCCATGAAGGCGATGAGCGTGTCAGTGTCGGTTTATTAAAAATCGATTCGATCGAGTAG
- a CDS encoding NADP-dependent isocitrate dehydrogenase — protein sequence MSAQPTIIYTFTDEAPLLATYSLLPIVQAFTKPAGVAVETRDISLAGRIIANFPEVLTEEQRINDDLSYLGKLCLEPTTNIIKLPNISASVPQLKAAVAELQAKGYKLPDYPENPQNDAEKEIKTRYAKVMGSAVNPVLREGNSDRRAPKAVKDYAKKHPHSMGKWSADSKTRVGTMGGKGDFFSNEKSVTVPAATDVKIEFVAADGTTKVLKESTPLKAGEILDGTFMSKAALVNFLADQIAEAKKDGVLFSLHMKATMMKVSDPIIFGHAVEVFFQDLIAKHAATLRELGVDFRNGFGDLVSKISKLPEDKKAEIEADIQAAYANGPALSMVNSDKGITNLHVPSDVIVDASMPAMIRAGGKVWDAKGNTGDTLAVIPDSSYAGVYQAVIEFCRANGALDPKTMGSVPNVGLMAQAAEEYGSHNKTFEIPGKGTVKVTDKDGNVLFSHEVEQGDIWRACQTKDAPVQDWVKLAVNRARATGVPAVFWLDKARAHDAQIIAKVEKYLKDHDTSGLTIEILPPAEACKYSLERIVKGEDTISVTGNVLRDYLTDLFPILEVGTSAKMLSIVPLMNGGGLFETGAGGSAPKHVQQFLEENYLRWDSLGEFFALAASFEHLSDTFKNAKAKSLADTLDTATGKFLENDRSPGRKLGTIDNRGSHFYLALYWAQALAEQTADAELQAAFKPIAEELTANEAKIVEELLAVQGKAVDVGGYYKPCDTKASEALRPSATLNAALAKL from the coding sequence ATGTCTGCACAGCCCACCATTATCTACACCTTCACGGACGAAGCTCCTCTCCTGGCCACCTATTCGTTGCTGCCGATCGTGCAGGCTTTTACGAAACCGGCAGGTGTCGCTGTGGAAACGCGTGATATCTCCTTGGCAGGCCGCATCATTGCCAATTTCCCCGAAGTCTTGACCGAAGAGCAGCGCATCAACGATGACCTCAGCTATCTCGGTAAGCTCTGCTTGGAGCCGACGACAAACATCATCAAGCTCCCCAACATCTCCGCTTCCGTGCCTCAGCTCAAAGCCGCTGTGGCAGAGCTCCAGGCAAAGGGATATAAGCTGCCGGACTATCCTGAAAACCCGCAGAACGATGCGGAAAAAGAGATCAAAACCCGCTATGCTAAGGTGATGGGCAGCGCGGTGAACCCAGTCCTGCGTGAAGGTAACTCCGACCGTCGTGCTCCGAAGGCAGTGAAGGACTATGCGAAGAAGCATCCGCACTCCATGGGCAAGTGGTCTGCTGACTCCAAGACCCGCGTTGGCACGATGGGGGGCAAGGGCGATTTCTTCTCCAATGAGAAGTCTGTGACGGTGCCAGCCGCTACGGATGTGAAGATCGAATTTGTGGCTGCTGACGGCACCACCAAGGTGCTGAAGGAAAGCACCCCGCTGAAGGCCGGAGAAATCCTGGACGGCACTTTCATGAGCAAGGCTGCCTTGGTAAACTTCCTGGCCGATCAGATCGCTGAAGCCAAGAAGGACGGCGTGCTTTTCTCCCTGCACATGAAGGCCACGATGATGAAGGTCTCGGACCCAATCATCTTCGGACATGCTGTCGAGGTGTTCTTCCAGGACTTGATCGCCAAGCACGCTGCGACTCTGAGAGAATTGGGCGTGGATTTCCGCAATGGTTTCGGTGACCTCGTCAGCAAGATCAGCAAGCTTCCCGAAGACAAGAAAGCTGAGATCGAAGCCGATATTCAGGCTGCTTATGCCAATGGCCCTGCGCTCTCCATGGTGAATAGCGACAAAGGCATCACCAATCTGCACGTGCCGAGCGATGTGATCGTGGATGCTTCCATGCCAGCGATGATCCGCGCAGGTGGCAAGGTCTGGGATGCCAAGGGGAACACGGGTGACACACTGGCTGTTATCCCCGATAGTAGCTATGCGGGTGTTTATCAGGCCGTGATCGAGTTCTGCAGAGCCAATGGCGCTCTGGATCCGAAGACCATGGGGTCTGTGCCAAACGTGGGTCTGATGGCTCAGGCTGCTGAGGAATACGGCTCCCACAACAAAACCTTCGAAATCCCTGGCAAAGGGACCGTCAAAGTCACGGATAAAGACGGCAATGTACTCTTCTCTCATGAGGTGGAGCAGGGCGATATCTGGCGTGCCTGCCAGACCAAGGACGCTCCTGTCCAGGATTGGGTGAAGCTGGCCGTTAATCGTGCTCGCGCCACGGGCGTTCCTGCCGTCTTCTGGCTGGATAAGGCCCGTGCTCACGATGCCCAGATCATTGCCAAGGTGGAGAAGTATCTCAAAGATCACGACACCAGCGGCCTGACCATCGAAATCCTGCCACCTGCTGAAGCCTGCAAATACAGCCTGGAGCGCATCGTCAAAGGCGAAGACACCATCTCAGTGACGGGCAACGTGTTGCGTGACTACCTGACCGACCTCTTCCCGATCCTGGAAGTGGGCACCAGTGCCAAGATGCTTTCCATCGTGCCTCTGATGAACGGTGGCGGCCTCTTCGAAACGGGTGCGGGCGGTTCAGCTCCGAAGCACGTGCAGCAGTTCCTGGAAGAAAACTACCTGCGCTGGGATTCCCTGGGCGAGTTCTTTGCCCTGGCCGCTTCCTTTGAGCATCTGTCTGATACCTTCAAGAACGCCAAGGCCAAAAGCCTGGCTGATACGCTGGACACGGCCACGGGTAAGTTCCTGGAGAACGATCGCTCCCCTGGCCGCAAGCTGGGCACCATCGACAACCGCGGCAGCCACTTCTACCTCGCTCTTTACTGGGCTCAGGCCCTGGCCGAGCAGACCGCCGATGCAGAACTGCAGGCAGCCTTCAAGCCCATCGCCGAAGAACTCACCGCTAACGAAGCCAAGATCGTCGAGGAACTCCTCGCTGTTCAGGGCAAAGCCGTGGATGTCGGAGGCTACTACAAGCCTTGCGATACCAAAGCCTCCGAAGCCCTGCGTCCAAGCGCGACGCTGAACGCAGCTCTCGCGAAGCTGTAA
- a CDS encoding YhcH/YjgK/YiaL family protein, translating into MIQDTLENSSRYEALHPHFAKAFEYLRGVDGTQELGRVDIVGDEVFAIVQTYTTKPQEKALFEAHRKYIDVQFIQSGRETILWAPLTKMAEETMAYSDEKDAALWKLVPDMTALHMNPGHFSILYPEDAHAPCIDWEKPSEVFKVVVKVAVN; encoded by the coding sequence ATGATCCAAGACACCCTGGAGAATTCCTCACGCTACGAAGCGTTGCATCCACACTTTGCCAAGGCCTTCGAATACCTTCGTGGTGTGGATGGCACTCAGGAACTCGGACGGGTGGATATCGTCGGGGATGAGGTCTTTGCCATCGTTCAGACTTACACGACGAAACCGCAGGAAAAGGCGCTGTTTGAAGCCCACAGGAAATACATTGATGTACAGTTCATTCAATCGGGTCGTGAAACCATTCTATGGGCACCTCTAACAAAGATGGCGGAAGAAACCATGGCTTACAGCGATGAGAAAGATGCCGCGCTCTGGAAGCTGGTGCCTGACATGACAGCCCTGCACATGAACCCAGGTCACTTTTCCATCCTTTACCCTGAAGATGCGCATGCTCCGTGCATTGATTGGGAAAAGCCCAGTGAGGTTTTTAAGGTAGTGGTGAAAGTGGCCGTTAACTGA